A DNA window from Halococcus salsus contains the following coding sequences:
- a CDS encoding metal-dependent transcriptional regulator yields the protein MSGTAQYLLAVYILAQRGEPPVAPGAIGDLLGKSPATVTEMLQRLESEGSVTYEPYHGATLTESGRERAATLHETYVTVSWFFRSVLELDEHEAEAMEMAGLVSPSVARRLAATLPYDDPVADRS from the coding sequence ATGAGCGGAACGGCGCAGTACCTGCTGGCGGTCTACATCCTCGCACAGCGGGGGGAGCCACCGGTCGCGCCGGGTGCCATCGGCGACCTCCTCGGGAAGTCGCCGGCGACGGTCACCGAGATGCTCCAGCGGCTCGAAAGCGAGGGGTCGGTGACCTACGAGCCGTATCACGGAGCGACGCTGACGGAATCGGGCCGCGAACGCGCGGCGACGCTCCACGAGACCTACGTCACCGTCTCGTGGTTCTTCCGGAGCGTCCTCGAACTCGACGAACACGAGGCGGAGGCGATGGAGATGGCCGGACTGGTGAGTCCGTCGGTCGCGAGGCGGCTCGCGGCGACGCTCCCCTACGACGACCCGGTCGCGGACCGTTCGTGA
- a CDS encoding DUF2182 domain-containing protein — protein sequence MDRKRSLSLAFRPTRRTRTDWRWTTARAAGGWPMTDQGTGSWLAARFDVSFDRTTAAVAAMVLLDVVWWLLVADGHLPMPGMMWLMEAGIPMAAPGAMERGVFHVGTLGAVAGYLVMWGVMMWAMMQPAMTRFVREYAAAHEGSALAVTTAVTGFLGGYSLVWLGSGVLPLGLDAALPGGIYGVTRAHTALVVGGALVCCGLYQLSSFKQSRLRTCCASVDAHTNGLGAGFANGLVHGGSCVLVCFGPFFLLMPFFGEMNLVWMVVLTGVVALERLPDWGREVATATGLAAFLAGLAVLLVQPPLPIAFGM from the coding sequence ATGGACCGAAAACGATCGCTCAGTCTCGCGTTCCGGCCGACACGACGAACGCGAACCGACTGGCGGTGGACGACCGCCCGAGCGGCCGGTGGGTGGCCGATGACGGACCAGGGTACCGGGTCGTGGCTCGCCGCCCGGTTCGACGTCTCGTTCGACCGGACGACCGCGGCCGTGGCGGCGATGGTCCTCCTCGACGTGGTCTGGTGGCTGCTGGTGGCCGACGGCCACCTCCCGATGCCGGGGATGATGTGGCTGATGGAGGCGGGAATCCCGATGGCCGCACCGGGGGCGATGGAACGCGGGGTGTTCCACGTCGGCACGCTCGGCGCGGTCGCGGGCTACCTCGTGATGTGGGGGGTGATGATGTGGGCGATGATGCAGCCCGCGATGACCCGGTTCGTCCGGGAGTACGCCGCCGCCCACGAGGGGTCGGCGCTCGCGGTCACGACCGCCGTCACGGGTTTTCTCGGTGGCTACTCCCTCGTCTGGCTGGGCTCCGGCGTGCTCCCGCTCGGGCTCGACGCGGCGTTGCCGGGTGGTATCTACGGGGTCACGCGTGCCCACACCGCCCTCGTCGTCGGTGGTGCCCTCGTCTGCTGTGGGCTCTACCAGCTCTCGTCGTTCAAGCAGTCCCGGCTGCGGACGTGCTGTGCGTCCGTCGACGCCCACACCAACGGCCTCGGTGCCGGCTTCGCCAACGGGCTGGTCCACGGGGGCAGCTGTGTGCTGGTCTGCTTCGGGCCCTTCTTCCTCCTCATGCCGTTCTTCGGCGAGATGAACCTCGTCTGGATGGTGGTTCTGACCGGCGTGGTCGCGCTCGAACGCCTCCCCGACTGGGGCCGCGAGGTCGCGACCGCGACGGGACTCGCGGCGTTCCTCGCCGGCCTCGCGGTACTCCTCGTCCAGCCTCCGCTCCCGATCGCCTTCGGGATGTAG